A genomic segment from Amycolatopsis camponoti encodes:
- a CDS encoding alpha/beta fold hydrolase, whose translation MTELPLVLLHAFPLDARMWNAVREPLASHLRVITPDQRGLGRSPLPESDREPSLEDAARDVVALLDRLELDRVVLGGCSMGGYLAMAVLRLAPERVGGLVLIDTKATPDTPEAAQSRLDVAKRVDDEGIGGWLAEANLPNLLAGSTRERRPDIVEDVRVIIESQPSAGISWTALALRTRPDSLELLRDAGVPALVVVGEEDPITPVAAASAMVEAMPGATLVVLPEVGHLTPLEDPAGVVEAILSWYPATHEK comes from the coding sequence ATGACGGAACTGCCGCTGGTTCTCCTCCACGCCTTTCCCCTGGACGCCCGCATGTGGAACGCGGTGCGCGAGCCCCTCGCATCACACCTTCGGGTGATCACCCCGGACCAGCGCGGGCTGGGCCGCTCGCCGCTGCCGGAGTCCGATCGCGAGCCGAGTCTCGAGGACGCCGCGCGCGACGTCGTCGCTCTGCTGGACCGCCTGGAGCTGGACCGGGTCGTGCTCGGCGGCTGCTCGATGGGCGGCTACCTCGCGATGGCCGTGCTGCGGCTGGCACCCGAGCGGGTCGGCGGGCTCGTGCTCATCGACACCAAGGCGACGCCCGACACGCCCGAGGCCGCGCAAAGCCGGCTCGACGTGGCCAAGCGCGTCGACGACGAGGGCATCGGCGGCTGGCTCGCTGAGGCCAACCTGCCGAACCTGCTGGCCGGGTCGACGCGCGAGCGTCGGCCGGACATCGTCGAGGACGTCCGGGTGATCATCGAATCACAGCCGTCCGCCGGGATCTCGTGGACGGCACTGGCGCTGCGGACCCGGCCGGATTCCCTCGAGCTGCTGCGCGACGCGGGCGTCCCCGCGCTGGTCGTCGTCGGCGAAGAGGACCCGATCACCCCGGTCGCGGCGGCGAGCGCGATGGTCGAGGCCATGCCTGGCGCGACGCTCGTGGTGCTCCCCGAAGTCGGGCACCTGACCCCGCTGGAGGACCCGGCGGGCGTGGTCGAGGCGATCCTCTCCTGGTACCCGGCGACTCACGAGAAGTAG
- the ctaD gene encoding aa3-type cytochrome oxidase subunit I — protein sequence MTAVAPKPIATRPYPARESVKGSYLLRLFRTTDHKQIGIMYLVTSFAFFMAGGAMAMLIRTELARPGQQFLSQEQYNQLFTMHGTVMLLLYATPILFGFANFVLPLQIGSPDVAFPRLNAFSYWLYLFGGLIVLSGFLTPGGAADFGWFAYTPLSDAIHSPGVGADLWISGLVVSGLGTILGAVNMVTTVVCLRAPGMTMYRMPIFTWNILVTSILILLAFPILTAALMGLLADRHLGAHVFDPENGGVILWQHLFWFFGHPEVYIVALPFFGIVSEIFPVFSRKPMFGYKSLVWATLAIAALSVAVWAHHMYATGAVLLPFFSFMTFLIAVPTGVKFFNWIGTMWKGQLSFETPMIFSMGFIVTFLFGGLTGIMLAAPAIDFHVSDSYFVVAHFHYVLYGTIVFATFAGIYFWFPKITGRMMDEKLGKWHFWTTFIGFHGTFLVQHWLGAEGMPRRYADYLTSDGFTTLNTISTIGAYILGASTLPFIWNVFKSYRYGEIVTVDDPWGYGNSLEWATSCPPPRHNFTELPRIRSERPAFELHYPHMIERIHNEGEIGFFGKQKVNSHSAPSQLLTEAVIPGDHSKDNASEQGDDK from the coding sequence GTGACGGCCGTAGCCCCCAAGCCGATCGCGACGCGCCCGTACCCCGCGCGCGAGTCGGTCAAGGGTTCGTACCTGCTGCGGTTGTTCCGCACGACGGACCACAAGCAGATCGGGATCATGTACCTGGTCACGTCGTTCGCCTTCTTCATGGCGGGCGGCGCGATGGCCATGCTCATCCGTACCGAGCTGGCGCGACCCGGGCAGCAGTTCCTGTCGCAGGAGCAGTACAACCAGTTGTTCACCATGCACGGCACGGTGATGCTGCTGCTGTACGCGACCCCGATCCTCTTCGGCTTCGCGAACTTCGTGCTCCCGCTGCAGATCGGCTCGCCGGACGTCGCGTTCCCGCGGCTGAACGCGTTCTCGTACTGGCTGTACCTCTTCGGCGGCCTGATCGTGCTGTCGGGCTTCCTGACGCCGGGTGGCGCCGCCGACTTCGGCTGGTTCGCCTACACCCCGCTGTCGGACGCGATCCACTCGCCGGGCGTCGGCGCGGACCTGTGGATCTCCGGCCTGGTGGTCTCCGGTCTCGGCACCATCCTCGGCGCGGTCAACATGGTCACCACCGTGGTCTGCCTGCGCGCGCCGGGCATGACGATGTACCGGATGCCGATCTTCACCTGGAACATCCTGGTGACGTCGATCCTGATCCTGCTCGCCTTCCCGATCCTGACCGCGGCCCTGATGGGCCTGCTGGCGGACCGGCACTTGGGTGCGCATGTGTTCGACCCCGAAAACGGCGGGGTGATCCTCTGGCAGCACCTGTTCTGGTTCTTCGGCCATCCAGAGGTCTACATCGTCGCGCTACCGTTCTTCGGGATCGTGTCTGAGATCTTCCCGGTGTTCAGCCGCAAGCCCATGTTCGGCTACAAGAGCCTGGTCTGGGCGACGCTGGCCATCGCGGCGCTGTCGGTCGCGGTGTGGGCGCACCACATGTACGCCACCGGCGCCGTGCTGCTGCCGTTCTTCTCCTTCATGACGTTCCTGATCGCGGTCCCGACCGGCGTGAAGTTCTTCAACTGGATCGGCACGATGTGGAAGGGCCAGCTGTCCTTCGAGACGCCGATGATCTTCTCGATGGGCTTCATCGTCACGTTCCTCTTCGGCGGCCTGACCGGCATCATGCTGGCCGCGCCGGCGATCGACTTCCACGTGTCGGACAGCTACTTCGTCGTCGCGCACTTCCACTACGTGCTCTACGGCACGATCGTGTTCGCCACCTTCGCCGGCATCTACTTCTGGTTCCCGAAGATCACCGGCCGGATGATGGACGAGAAGCTCGGCAAGTGGCACTTCTGGACCACGTTCATCGGCTTCCACGGCACGTTCCTCGTCCAGCACTGGCTGGGCGCGGAGGGCATGCCGCGCCGGTACGCGGACTACCTGACCAGTGACGGTTTCACCACGCTGAACACGATCTCGACGATCGGCGCGTACATCCTCGGTGCCTCGACGCTGCCGTTCATCTGGAACGTCTTCAAGAGCTACCGGTACGGCGAGATCGTCACGGTGGACGACCCGTGGGGCTACGGCAACTCGCTCGAATGGGCGACGTCCTGCCCGCCGCCGCGGCACAACTTCACCGAGCTGCCCCGGATCCGCTCCGAGCGGCCCGCGTTCGAGCTGCACTACCCGCACATGATCGAACGCATCCACAACGAGGGTGAGATCGGCTTCTTCGGGAAGCAGAAGGTCAACAGCCACTCGGCCCCGTCGCAGCTGCTCACCGAAGCGGTGATCCCGGGAGACCACTCCAAGGACAACGCGAGCGAGCAAGGCGACGACAAGTAG
- a CDS encoding FmdB family zinc ribbon protein — protein sequence MPTYAYRCRECTETFELLRPMSESSAPAACPEGHADTVKLLTTIALTGAASGSTVPAGGGGGCCGGGCCG from the coding sequence ATGCCGACCTACGCCTACCGCTGCCGCGAGTGCACCGAGACCTTCGAGCTCCTGCGCCCGATGAGCGAATCGAGCGCGCCGGCGGCCTGCCCGGAGGGCCACGCCGACACCGTCAAGCTGCTCACCACGATCGCCCTCACCGGGGCCGCGAGCGGATCCACGGTCCCGGCGGGCGGTGGCGGTGGCTGTTGTGGCGGCGGCTGCTGCGGCTAG
- a CDS encoding alkaline phosphatase family protein, which yields MQPPTLADVPHLGQVVPSLLAALGVPGCGNTLRLPEARSAGVLLVDGLGWELLAEHAADAPVLTELAREPLRVGFPSTTAAGVAAIGTGLASGEHGMVGYTFEMPGTGVLNALRWCSHEDGSDLRGALPPREVQPLPTTFERAAAAGIDAAVVSAAKFRDTALTLATQSGARYAGVHALGDLAARTLSVLDGRAFCYAYHGDLDLLGHVYGPGSAAWRAQLRQVDRLVESLVDGLPAGALLAVVADHGMVAVDDQLDLEDVPELLSGVRTFGGEVRARHVYTEPGAAADVLAAWRAVLGERAWVRSREEAVAEGWFGHTVSDRVLPRIGDVVAAARGRFGMVRGLAEAVETSLIGQHGSLTTAEQLVPLALAQG from the coding sequence GTGCAGCCGCCCACGCTCGCCGACGTCCCGCACCTCGGCCAGGTCGTCCCGTCCCTGCTCGCCGCGCTCGGGGTGCCCGGCTGCGGGAACACGCTGAGGTTGCCGGAGGCCCGCAGCGCCGGGGTCCTGCTGGTGGACGGGCTCGGCTGGGAGCTGCTGGCCGAGCACGCGGCGGACGCGCCGGTGCTGACCGAGCTGGCCCGGGAGCCGCTGCGCGTGGGTTTCCCGTCCACGACGGCCGCCGGGGTGGCGGCGATCGGCACCGGGCTCGCCTCCGGCGAGCACGGCATGGTCGGCTACACGTTCGAGATGCCGGGCACCGGCGTGCTGAACGCGTTGCGCTGGTGCAGCCACGAAGACGGCAGCGACCTGCGTGGCGCCCTCCCGCCCCGCGAGGTGCAGCCGCTGCCGACGACGTTCGAGCGGGCCGCCGCGGCGGGCATCGACGCGGCCGTGGTGTCGGCCGCCAAGTTCCGCGACACCGCCCTGACCCTGGCCACGCAGAGCGGAGCGCGGTACGCCGGGGTGCACGCGCTCGGTGACCTCGCCGCGCGGACGCTGTCCGTGCTCGACGGGCGCGCGTTCTGCTACGCCTACCACGGTGACCTCGACCTGCTGGGGCACGTCTACGGCCCCGGCTCGGCCGCGTGGCGGGCGCAGCTGCGGCAGGTCGACCGGCTCGTCGAGTCCCTTGTGGACGGTCTGCCGGCCGGTGCCCTGCTCGCGGTGGTCGCCGACCACGGGATGGTCGCCGTCGACGACCAGCTCGACCTCGAAGACGTCCCGGAGCTGCTTTCCGGGGTCCGGACCTTCGGGGGCGAGGTGCGGGCCCGGCACGTCTACACCGAGCCGGGCGCGGCCGCGGACGTCCTCGCGGCCTGGCGGGCGGTGCTGGGTGAGCGGGCCTGGGTGCGGTCGCGCGAGGAGGCCGTCGCCGAGGGGTGGTTCGGGCACACCGTCAGCGACCGGGTGCTGCCGCGGATCGGCGACGTCGTCGCGGCGGCCCGGGGGCGGTTCGGGATGGTGCGGGGGCTGGCCGAGGCCGTGGAGACGTCGCTGATCGGGCAGCACGGGTCGCTCACCACGGCCGAACAGCTGGTGCCGCTGGCGCTCGCCCAGGGGTGA
- a CDS encoding phosphotransferase family protein: MADEYTRAAVRAALTVTSRLGLREHEPEVLHERSNVLVKLGPLVARVPGTTRLARPGPAWQERDVALSRFLTERGVLVVSPATDPPVGTHFAEGLPVTLWHHTPHDPDHRYAPDVVARSLAEVHSALRDYPGELPRRGPLDDLDRIFDRHDLDGEAPRLRAEADRLAEALPDVAVQPLHGDAHPGNLIATPAGPCWLDFEDTWLGPLAWDLGILARQGGPEFLAAYPGEPAGASVEPWVRLRELYSVVWQYVIAIRFPHRLPGARSALAAYFS; this comes from the coding sequence GTGGCCGACGAATACACGCGCGCCGCGGTTCGCGCGGCACTGACCGTGACCTCCCGGCTGGGCCTGCGCGAGCACGAGCCCGAGGTCCTCCACGAACGCTCGAACGTGCTGGTGAAGCTGGGTCCGCTGGTCGCGCGGGTGCCGGGGACCACCCGCCTCGCGCGACCCGGGCCGGCCTGGCAGGAGCGGGACGTGGCCCTCTCCCGGTTCCTCACCGAACGTGGTGTGCTCGTCGTCTCACCGGCCACGGATCCCCCGGTCGGAACGCATTTCGCCGAGGGCCTGCCGGTCACGCTCTGGCACCACACCCCGCACGATCCGGACCACCGGTACGCACCGGACGTCGTCGCGCGCTCGCTCGCCGAAGTGCACTCCGCGTTGCGGGACTACCCGGGCGAACTGCCCCGGCGAGGCCCGCTCGACGACCTCGATCGGATCTTCGACCGGCACGACCTGGACGGCGAAGCGCCCCGGTTGCGCGCGGAGGCCGACCGGCTCGCCGAGGCGCTCCCGGACGTCGCCGTGCAGCCACTGCACGGCGATGCGCACCCCGGCAACCTGATCGCCACCCCCGCCGGCCCCTGCTGGCTGGACTTCGAGGACACCTGGCTCGGGCCGCTGGCCTGGGACCTCGGGATCCTCGCCCGGCAGGGCGGCCCGGAGTTCCTGGCCGCCTACCCCGGCGAGCCGGCCGGCGCCTCGGTCGAGCCCTGGGTCCGCCTCCGCGAGCTCTACTCGGTCGTGTGGCAGTACGTCATCGCGATCCGGTTCCCGCACCGGCTCCCCGGCGCCCGTTCGGCGCTCGCCGCCTACTTCTCGTGA
- a CDS encoding NAD/NADP-dependent octopine/nopaline dehydrogenase family protein gives MSGLDGIGVVGAGGEGRAVAAHLASLGLPVHLCTRDLSAVRDIARRREIVASGVLDGRFPLREVTADPASLAGRAVVLVATVTTAYPEVAVRLAPHLRPGQVVVLFSSKLCGSVEFAHALAAAGAPAVDVVETDALFAARPSGTGGVTVLGAKGWNLISGSTPSAVGRHAGLLREWFPMLEVARNPVERGLHDFGAVAHVPIALANLGTIDRAEDLLFYVEGVSHRTIALLERTEAEFAAVARAYGARLLPMTEILDRYYGCPATTLLDALRTVEPYRTIAAPTSLDHRFLTEDIRSTLVPLQALARCAGVVTPMVDAAITIMSVLGGEDFRLTGRTLARLGWDGLGHDGIRRRLRAGGRVAA, from the coding sequence ATGAGCGGGCTGGACGGGATCGGGGTCGTCGGGGCCGGTGGTGAGGGACGGGCGGTCGCGGCCCACCTCGCGTCACTGGGGTTGCCCGTGCACCTCTGCACACGGGATCTGTCGGCTGTGCGGGACATCGCGCGCCGGCGGGAGATCGTCGCGAGCGGGGTGCTCGACGGTCGGTTCCCGCTGCGGGAGGTGACGGCGGACCCCGCGTCGTTGGCCGGGCGGGCCGTGGTGCTGGTCGCGACGGTGACCACCGCCTATCCGGAGGTCGCGGTCCGGCTGGCGCCGCACCTTCGCCCGGGGCAGGTGGTGGTGCTGTTCTCCAGCAAGCTGTGCGGGAGCGTCGAGTTCGCGCACGCGCTCGCCGCCGCCGGGGCACCGGCGGTCGACGTCGTCGAGACCGACGCGCTGTTCGCCGCCCGGCCGTCCGGGACCGGCGGGGTGACGGTGCTGGGGGCCAAGGGCTGGAACCTGATCTCCGGCAGCACGCCGTCCGCGGTCGGACGGCACGCCGGGCTGCTGCGCGAGTGGTTCCCGATGCTGGAGGTCGCGCGGAACCCCGTCGAACGCGGCCTGCACGACTTCGGCGCGGTCGCGCACGTGCCGATCGCGCTGGCCAACCTCGGCACCATCGACCGCGCGGAGGACCTGCTCTTCTACGTCGAAGGCGTTTCGCACCGCACGATCGCGTTGCTGGAGCGGACCGAGGCCGAGTTCGCCGCCGTCGCGCGGGCGTACGGTGCCCGGCTGCTGCCCATGACCGAGATCCTCGACCGCTACTACGGCTGCCCAGCCACGACGTTGCTCGACGCGTTGCGGACGGTGGAGCCGTACCGGACGATCGCCGCGCCGACCAGCCTCGACCACCGGTTCCTGACCGAGGACATCCGCTCCACGCTCGTGCCGCTGCAGGCACTCGCGCGGTGCGCCGGGGTCGTCACGCCGATGGTCGACGCCGCCATCACGATCATGTCCGTGCTCGGGGGCGAGGATTTCCGGCTGACCGGCCGGACGCTGGCCCGGCTCGGCTGGGACGGGCTCGGCCACGACGGGATCCGGCGCCGGCTGCGGGCCGGTGGCCGGGTCGCGGCTTGA
- a CDS encoding trans-sulfuration enzyme family protein — MTSSLRTRAVHAGRDDLTDLGVHAVPLDLSTTYPSRDSAAEAARIDEFAAGGELDGPPIYGRVGNPTVERFERALAELEGFEHGVAFASGMAAVSACLLSAVAQGKRHVVAVRPLYGCSDHLLESGLLGTEVTWAAPDAVAAALRPDTGLVFVETPANPTLAETDIAALAAACGDVPLLVDNTFATPVLQRPGRHGARIVLHSATKFLGGHGDVMGGIVACDAEEAARLRQIRFATGGVLHPLAGYLLLRGLSTLPLRVNAASTTAATLASRLGDHPAVTAVHYPRLGGPLVAFEVDGDPHALIGAVRLITPAVSLGSVDTLIQHPGSISHRIVDAGDRHDAGVSDQLIRLSAGLEDVEDLWADLEQALKVL, encoded by the coding sequence ATGACTTCCTCGCTGCGCACGCGTGCCGTCCACGCCGGCCGTGACGACCTCACGGACCTCGGGGTGCACGCCGTCCCGCTCGACCTGTCGACGACCTACCCCTCCCGCGACAGTGCCGCCGAAGCCGCCCGGATCGACGAGTTCGCCGCCGGTGGCGAACTCGACGGCCCGCCGATCTACGGCCGGGTCGGGAACCCGACCGTCGAACGGTTCGAGCGGGCGCTCGCCGAGCTCGAAGGCTTCGAGCACGGCGTCGCGTTCGCCAGCGGGATGGCCGCCGTCTCGGCCTGCCTGCTTTCCGCGGTGGCGCAAGGGAAACGGCACGTCGTCGCCGTCCGCCCGCTCTACGGCTGCAGCGACCACCTGCTCGAGTCCGGGCTGCTCGGCACCGAGGTCACCTGGGCCGCGCCGGACGCCGTCGCCGCCGCGCTGCGGCCCGACACCGGGCTGGTGTTCGTCGAGACGCCGGCGAACCCGACGCTCGCCGAGACCGACATCGCCGCGCTGGCGGCCGCCTGCGGGGACGTGCCTCTCTTGGTGGACAACACCTTCGCGACCCCGGTGCTCCAGCGCCCGGGCCGCCACGGTGCGCGGATCGTGTTGCACAGCGCGACGAAGTTCCTCGGCGGCCACGGCGACGTGATGGGCGGGATCGTGGCGTGCGACGCCGAGGAAGCCGCCCGGCTCCGGCAGATCCGCTTCGCGACCGGTGGTGTGCTGCACCCGCTCGCCGGATACCTGTTGCTGCGCGGGCTTTCCACGCTGCCTTTGCGCGTCAACGCCGCTTCGACCACCGCGGCGACGCTGGCCTCACGGCTCGGCGACCACCCGGCGGTGACGGCCGTCCACTACCCGCGTCTCGGCGGGCCGCTGGTGGCGTTCGAGGTCGACGGCGACCCGCACGCCCTGATCGGCGCGGTCCGGCTGATCACGCCGGCCGTCAGCCTCGGCAGCGTCGACACCCTGATCCAGCACCCGGGGTCGATCAGCCACCGGATCGTCGACGCGGGCGACCGGCACGACGCGGGCGTGTCCGACCAGCTGATCCGCCTGTCGGCCGGGCTCGAGGACGTCGAGGACCTCTGGGCCGACCTGGAGCAGGCGCTGAAGGTGCTCTAG
- a CDS encoding GNAT family N-acetyltransferase, translating into MRAILSDPRASFADVFTDIETDRLLLRPLHEADRQAMVDIHTDPRTNRFHPDPPDVPRASAMFSEWLAHWAEHGFGYPAVTERGGTEVIGMCGVRLREFHGEKVLNLGYRFRPSAWGKGYAGEAGLAVLGWCARELPSVPVLASVSVDNKPSLRVAERLGFTEYTEEMYDGAMSRHYRR; encoded by the coding sequence ATGCGGGCCATTTTGTCGGACCCCCGCGCTAGCTTCGCCGATGTGTTCACCGACATCGAAACCGACCGGCTGCTGCTGCGTCCGCTCCACGAGGCGGACCGGCAGGCGATGGTCGACATCCACACGGATCCGCGCACCAACCGCTTCCACCCGGACCCGCCCGACGTCCCGCGCGCGTCGGCGATGTTCTCGGAGTGGCTGGCGCACTGGGCCGAGCACGGCTTCGGCTACCCGGCGGTGACCGAGCGCGGCGGCACCGAGGTGATCGGCATGTGCGGAGTGCGGCTGCGGGAGTTCCACGGCGAGAAGGTGCTGAACCTCGGCTACCGGTTCCGGCCGTCGGCGTGGGGCAAGGGGTACGCGGGCGAGGCCGGGCTGGCGGTCCTCGGGTGGTGTGCCCGCGAGCTGCCGTCCGTGCCGGTGCTGGCGAGCGTGAGCGTCGACAACAAGCCGTCGCTGCGGGTGGCGGAGCGGCTCGGCTTCACCGAGTACACGGAGGAGATGTACGACGGCGCGATGTCGCGGCACTACCGGCGCTGA